The Chrysemys picta bellii isolate R12L10 chromosome 12, ASM1138683v2, whole genome shotgun sequence genome has a segment encoding these proteins:
- the LOC101939882 gene encoding olfactory receptor 14A16-like: MSNQTTVTEFLLLGFSDVREQQILHFLVFLVIYLAALVGNLVIITVIALDQHLHSPMYFFLGNLSFLDLCYISVTVPKSMADSLTNNRLISFSGCVTQIFLVITFAGAELAFLTVMAYDRYIAICRPLHYKVTMNRGACAQLAVSSWISGMICSVLQTANTFRLHFCGSNVIAQFFCDIPQLLKISCSDTHANVIVLIALVSLVDVVCFVLIIVSYIHIFSTVMRIPSELGRYKAFSTCIPHLVVFCLFIGTASFTYMRPRSMSSTSLDLMAAVFYCVVPPLMNPIIYSLRNKEIKGSLWKIIGSIFFLKRNELLTLNS; this comes from the coding sequence ATGTCCAACCAAACCACCGTGAcagagttccttctcctgggattctctgacgtGCGGGAACAGCAGATTTTACACTTCCTGGTGTTTCTAgtgatttacctggcagccctggtggggaatcttgTCATCATCACCGTCATAGCCCTCGACCAGCACCTTCActcccccatgtactttttcctgggCAACTTATCCTTCCTAGACCTCTGCTACATCTCAGTCACGGTCCCCAAGTCCATGGCTGACTCACTAACCAACAATAGACTCATCTCTTTCTCTGGATGTGTCACCCAAATCTTTCTGGTTATAACTtttgcaggagcagagctggcctTTCTCACAGTGATGGCATATGACCGCTACATTGCAATCTGCCGCCCTCTGCATTACAAAGTGACTATGAACAGAGGTGCATGTGCCCAGTTGGCAGTGAGTTCATGGATCAGTGGCATGATCTGCTCTGTATTACAAACAGCTAATACCTTTAGGTTACATTTCTGCGGGTCCAATGTTATTGCTCAGTTTTTCTGTGATATCCCACAGTTGCTAAAGATCTCTTGCTCTGATACACATGCTAATGTAATTGTCTTGATTGCCCTTGTGTCCCTTGTCGATGTGGTCTGCTTTGTATTGATAATTGTGTCCTACATTCACATCTTCTCCACGGTgatgagaatcccctctgagctgggcaggtacaaagccttctccacctgcatcccacacctggttgttttttgtttatttatcggTACAGCATCATTTACGTACATGAGGCCCAGGTCGATGTCTTCAACATCTCTAGACCTGATGGCTGCTGTGTTTTATTGTGTGGTGCCACCACTAATGAATCCAATCATTTACAGTCTAAGAAACAAAGAGATAAAAGGGTCTCTATGGAAAATTATAGGGAGTATATTTTTTCTCAAGAGAAATGAACTCCTCACACTGAACTCTTAA